From the genome of Natrinema marinum:
CGCCGGTCGCTCCGGGTCGGCCTCGGGATGGCCACCCGCGGCGAGTTCTCGCTGATCATCGCGAGCCTCGCGCTCTCGGGTGCCGGTACCGGTCTCGCCGCCGGTACGGCGGAGACGATCTACGCGTTCGCCGTCGGCTACGTCCTCGTCATGAGCGTCCTCGGCACCTCGCTCATGGGGTACTCGAGCCGGATCGAACCCGTCGTCGTCGGGGTGCTAGAGCGGCGCCGCGTCGGCTCCGCTCAGCCGGCCGAAGAGTGAACCGGCCGCGTCAATCGCCGTCCGCCGGGTACTGTGTGGCGGGACTCGAAGCGGGAGCGTTCGAATCGCTTTCGACGCGTTCCAGGACGGCGAGCGTCCCCGCAGCGTACGCGACGAGCCCGGCGCCGATGACGAGGAAGCCGAGTCCGAGTCGAAGTTCGCTCGCAAGCGGGAGCAACGGACTCACACCGACGAGGGCCGCGAGCGAAACGAGTCCGGTACTCAGCCCCGTCCATCGTTTGTCGGCCCACGTCTCGCCGGTGGCGTATGCCGGATAGCGCCACCCGATGTGGAGGGTGAGTTTGAGTCCACAGGCCCAGCAGAGACCGGTCACGAGCGCGAGACTGGCATAGCCGCCGAGCCAGTAGAGGCCGCCGGCGATTCCTGCGCCTGCCACGAGTGCGATGAGTGTATCGCGAGTCGATCGGTTCATATCTTCCAGAACGCGTGCTCGCCCGTTAACTGTTCCTGGGAAGACATGACTGTGGAGCGTGGGCAAATGAGGAATAATATCCCGATAGAAGAAATGTTGTCCAAGAGAACAGTATTGAGTGTGGGACAATTTGTGCGTTAGGTAAAGCCAGTCATTTAATCGTTCAGAGCGACTACTGATAGAGACCGGGGCCACTCGATGCGTGCACTCCGAGACAGCGACGGACTCCACCCGCGAAACCTCACGAAACGACAGCGACTGCTGGTGCTGTTCGTAGCCGGGCTCGGTCTCACCGTTCTCTTCTACACGATCGTCTACAACTGGGGAATGTACGCGCTCGAGAACCGTCCCCAGTCCGTCTTCCGGTCGTTTCAGACGGTGGTCGAGACGATGACGACGACCGGGTACGGTGCCGATTCGCCGTGGTCGACGCCGATGATGAACGTGTTGATGGTGACGATTCAACTGACCGGCGTCGTCATCGGCTTCATCACGCTGCGCGTCCTCGTCATTCCGCTCTTCGAACGGACGCCGCTGAACCTCGACGACCGGCTCACGATCAAGAACGACCACGTCGTTATCGCGGAGTACCAGCACGACACCGAGATACTGCTCGGCGAACTCGAGGAACTCGATATCGATTACGTCCTCATCGAATCCGACGAGGAGGAAGCAAAGCGGCTCTCGGACGACGGCTATCAGGCGATCCACGGTGACCCGGAGCGACGATCCGACCTCGACCGAGCGACGATCGACCGGGCGTCGCTGCTGATCACCGACGCCGGCGACAAAACTGCCAGCGTCGTCCTCACTGCGCTCGAAGCGAACGAAGCCCTCCGCGTGATCAGTTTCACGGCGTCGACGCGCCGCAAAGCGGCGCTCGCGGAAGTCGGCGTCGACCGGAGCGTCGCCCCGCACGCGCTGATCGGGCAGCGACTGGCGGAGAAGGCGGCGACCCCCATCGCGGTCAACGGTCGCTCCGAGGCGGACGAAGTCGACGTTCGCGAGATACTCGTCCGTCGGGACAGTCCGCTGCACGGCGTCCGAGTGCGCGACTCGCCGATCGTGGCCCATCCGAACTTGACGCTGGTCGCCGGCTGGTTCGACGGCGTGCTGCACGTGCCGCCGACACCGGATGACCGACTGACGCCGAACACCGTGCTGGTCGTTGCCGGGCCGGAGAGCGAACTCGACGAGATCGCAAACGAGGTCGCCGGCGTCCGGTCGCGACGCATCACGACCCCATCTGAGATCATCGTCGCCGGCCTCGGAGAGGGCGGTACCGCGGCCGTCGAGGCGCTCCCGTCGGACGTGTCGACGACGACCGTCGACGAATCGGCGGCTCGGAATCCCGATCTCGTCGGCGATATCACCGAACCCGAGACGCTTCGCGACGCCGGCATCGCGGACGCCTCGGCACTGGTCGTCACCGTCGACGACGATTCGACCGCCCTGTTGACGATCGCCATGGCTCGATCGCTCTCGGACGAGGTAGAGATCCTCGCTCGAGTGACCGACGGCGAGAAGACGAAGGCGGCGTTCAGAGCGGGCGCCGATTACGTCCTCTCCATTCAGCAGGTGGCCGCGCGGCTGGTCGCGACGGAGGTACACGGCGAGCGAGTGATCGATCCGACGAGTCAGATTCGCCTCGTTCGGGCCGATTCGGAGCCGTTCGTCGGTGAGACGGTAGCGGACGTCCGTCGCGAGACCGACCGTGGTTGGACGCTCGTCGGCGTTGCCCGTGCCGATACCGTCTACACTGACGAACGCACCGCTATCGAAACGGGCGACGAAGTGATCGTCGCGGGAAGCG
Proteins encoded in this window:
- a CDS encoding sterol desaturase, whose product is MNRSTRDTLIALVAGAGIAGGLYWLGGYASLALVTGLCWACGLKLTLHIGWRYPAYATGETWADKRWTGLSTGLVSLAALVGVSPLLPLASELRLGLGFLVIGAGLVAYAAGTLAVLERVESDSNAPASSPATQYPADGD
- a CDS encoding potassium channel family protein translates to MRALRDSDGLHPRNLTKRQRLLVLFVAGLGLTVLFYTIVYNWGMYALENRPQSVFRSFQTVVETMTTTGYGADSPWSTPMMNVLMVTIQLTGVVIGFITLRVLVIPLFERTPLNLDDRLTIKNDHVVIAEYQHDTEILLGELEELDIDYVLIESDEEEAKRLSDDGYQAIHGDPERRSDLDRATIDRASLLITDAGDKTASVVLTALEANEALRVISFTASTRRKAALAEVGVDRSVAPHALIGQRLAEKAATPIAVNGRSEADEVDVREILVRRDSPLHGVRVRDSPIVAHPNLTLVAGWFDGVLHVPPTPDDRLTPNTVLVVAGPESELDEIANEVAGVRSRRITTPSEIIVAGLGEGGTAAVEALPSDVSTTTVDESAARNPDLVGDITEPETLRDAGIADASALVVTVDDDSTALLTIAMARSLSDEVEILARVTDGEKTKAAFRAGADYVLSIQQVAARLVATEVHGERVIDPTSQIRLVRADSEPFVGETVADVRRETDRGWTLVGVARADTVYTDERTAIETGDEVIVAGSDDAIQAFERTVDTV